The Amycolatopsis nigrescens CSC17Ta-90 genomic interval GCTGTGCACAAACCGGGCAGATAACTGTCTGTGCGTTTTGCCAGCAGACAAGCATGTGAGACGCAGGTCATCCTATGCAGGCAACCAGGATTCCGGAAAGGAAGTCGACCCTTGAAACGAATGATCGCCGCGGTGCTCGCCGTCGCGCTGGGAGTCGCCGCCGTGCCGGGCACGGCGCAGGCGACCGAGCAGGCACCGTCGGCCAGCGCGGAAATCCCACTGCCGAAGGACGACCCGTTCTACCTGCCGCCGGACGGCTACGAGTCCAGTCCCAACGGGACGGTGCTGCGATCGAGGCAGGTCGCGGCCGTCTACCTGGCGTTCCAGCTGCCGGTCAAGGCGCACCAGGTGCTGTACAAGTCCATCGACAGCCACGACAAGCCGGTCGCCGAGGCGGCCACGGTGCTGATCCCCGACGTGCCGTGGACCGGCGCCGGGGAGCGGCCGCTGATCTCCTACCAGCTCGCGGTCGACTCGCTGTCCACCCGGTGCCAGCCCTCCTACACCCTGCAGGTGGGGCTCAAGGCGCCGACGCCGGCCTCGACCTACGAGGTGAGCCTGTCGCTGCCCGCCCTGCTCAAGGGCTACGCGGTCGTCTACTCCGACTATCTCGGCCCGAACTCGGACTTCATCGCCGGGCCGCAGTCCGCGCACGCGATCCTCGACGGGATCCGCGCCGTGCAGCACCACGCGCCGACCGGGCTCACCCCGCGGGGCAAGGTCGCGCTGTCCGGGTACTCGGGCGGCGGAATCGCCACCACCTGGGCCGCCGAACAGCAGAAGTCCTACGCCCCGGAGCTGAACGTCGTCGGCGCCGCGGCCGGCGGGGTCCCCGCCGACCTGAAGGAGATGTTCAACCACAACAACGGCAACCTCGGCTCGGGGCTGCTCATCCTGGGCATCATCGGCCTCGCCCGTGCCTTCCCGGAAGCCGGCGTGCAGGCCATTCTCAACGACAAGGGCCGGAAGCTGTTCGCCGACAACAACGACGCCTGCACCCTCGACGTCGCGCTGTTCCACCCGTTCGAGCGGATCGAGAGCTACACGACCGTGCCCAACGTGACCGAGTCACCGCAGGCGAAGTTCCTGTTCGACACCAACAACGCCGGCCAGCGGACACCCGGCATGCCGTTCTACAACTACCAGGGTCTCGCCGACGAGTTCGTCCCGGTCGGCCCGGCCGACCGCCTGCTCGAGAAGTACTGCGGTGCCGGCGGCACCGTGCAGAAATCGCGAATGCCCTTCGCCGGGCACATAGTCGGGGAGGCGGTCGGCGCGGACGGCGCGCTGAAGTTCCTCACCGACCGGTTCGACGGAAAACCGGCCCGCAACGAGTGCGGCGCCACCGCCTGACGAGGTGATCAAGGTCTGTCCCGGCACTGCGAAAGTGCCGGGACAGAACCTTTTTGCGCCCCCTTTCGCGAGATTGCACCCGTCTAGCAGTCGCGTGTCCGGTGCGGAAACGCGACCATCGAAGGCGGGGCCGGATCAGCGGGGGGCGGAGAAGATGGACGCCGACGCGCGCAATACCGCCTGGCTGAACACCGCGGAGACGGTGGTGCAGGCCGGAACCGTGGTCGGCGGGGTGCATCTGCACCAGGCGGCACGGCAGGCACCGGTGGTGCCGCGGCAGTTGCCCTTCGCACCGAGATGGCTGGTGGCGCGGGAGCGGGAGACGGCCGATCTGACCACCGCACTGGAGCACGGCACCGAAGCGAGCGAAATGGTGCTGCTGGCGGTCGAAGGCCAGGGCGGGGTCGGCAAGTCCGCGCTAGCCCTGCACTGGGCGTCCGGAAATCTCGACCGCTTCCCGGACGGCCAGCTCTACGCCGACCTCGGCGGCTTCGACCCGTCCGGCGCGCCCGCGTCCCCGCTTTCGGTGCTGCACGGTTTCCTCGGCGCGTTCGGGGTGGCGCCCGCGGCCTTCCCGGTGGACCAGAACGCGGCGGCGGCGCTGTACCGGAGCGTGCTCGCGGACAAGCGGGTGCTCGTGGTGCTGGACAACGCGGCCGACACCGAGCAGGTGCTCCCGCTGCTGCCCGGCAGCCCGTCCGGCGCGGTGCTGGTGACCAGCCGGACCGGCCTGACCGGGCTGCGGCTGCGGGGCGCGACCACGCTCCGGCTCGACGTGCTGCCCAGGGACGGGGCGCGCGAGCTGCTGGTCCGGCAGCTTGGCGGCGAAGCCGTGGCCGCCGACCCCCGTGCCGCGGACCTGCTGCTGGACTGCTGCGCGGGGCTGCCGCTCGCGGTCGCGCTGGTCGCGGCACGCACCGCCGGCAATCCGGACCTGCCGCTGTCCGTGGTCGCCGACGAGCTGTGGGACACCCGCGAGCGGCTGGACGCGTTCGACGCCGGGGACGGTTCGGCGGATCTGCGGGCCGCGCTCTCCTGGTCGTACCAGGCACTGAGCGGCGACCAGGCCGGCGGCTTCCGGCTGCTCGGCAAGGCGCCGGCCGCGGAGCTGGCGCCGGCCGCGGTGGCCAGCCTGCTCGCCCTGCCCCCACGCCTGGCTTCGGCGCTACTGCGGTCGCTGGAGCAGAAGAACCTGGTGCGGCAGCACCGGCCGAAACGTTTCCGGATGCACGACCTGGTGCGGCTGTACGCGGCCGAGCTGGCCGACGCGACGGACCCGCCGGCGGAACTCGCCGCCGCAACCCAGCGCCTGACCGACTTCTACCTGCACACCGCGGCCGCGGCCGACCGGCTGCTCTACCCGCATCGCACGCGGGTTGAGCTGCCTCCAGGCACGGAAGGCTGCACCCCGGTCCCGCTGTCGGACGAGGCCGAAGCACTCGACTGGTTCGCCGCCGAACACCAGCAGATCCTGGCGGTGCACCGGGCCGCCGCCCGGCACGGCTGGACCGAGCGGGTGTGGCAGCTCGCCCGCGCACTCGACACCTACCAGTACCGGCGCGGGCTGCTGCGGGACAACGTCGAGACCGCGCGGATGGGTGCGGCCGCCGCGGAGCGGACCGGCTCCCCGCAGGTCCGGGTGCTCGCCTACCGCCAGCTCGGCCGTGCCTGCACGCGGGCGGGAGAACTGGACGAGGCGCTGTCCTGGCTGACCGTCGCGCTCTCGCAGCCGAGCGGTCAGGACGATCCCGAGAACAGGGCGCACACGCACCACGATCTCGCGCGGGCGCACTCGCTGCGCGCGGACCACCAGGCCGCGATCCGGCACGCCACGGCCGCCTTGGAGCTGTACCAGGCGAGCGGGAACACGGTGGGCGAGGCGCACGCGCTGAACGCGGTCGGGCGGCAGTACGCCGCGCTCGGCGACCACGCCCACGCGCACCGGTGCTGCGCCGAGGCGCTCGCGCTGCACGAGCGGCTGGGAAACTCCAGCGGCACCGCGGCGACCCTGGACAACCTCGGGTTCATCGCTGCTCTGGCCGGTCGCCCCGAAGAGGCGGAACAGCGGTACTCGAGCGCGCTGGAGCTGTGCCGCCGGCACGGCAACAGCTACTTCGAGGCGGAGGTGACCGAGCACCTCGCGGACACGCAGCTGGCTCGCGGCCGCACGGCGGAGGGCGCCCGGTCGCTGCGGCGGACCTACCGGCTCTACGTGGCCCAGCATCGTCTGCCGGACGCCGAGCGGGTGCGGCAGCGGCTCGCCGGCTGAGGGCCGGTGCTCAGTGCCGTTCGAAGCCGTTCGAAAGCCGGTCAAAGCCGTGCAAAGCCGTTCAGCCGTGGTGCCGCACCTTCCGCACGATGTCCCGCCATTCGGCCTGCCGGGTCCAGCGGCTGCCGGTCCGTTCTTCGATCCGCCTGCTGCGCTCGCCGACCGCGAGCAGCCGCTCCAGTGGATCCGGGAACAGCCGTTCGAACACCTTGATGTCCCCGCGGTAGACGCCGACCGTCTCCGGCGCGAGCTTGATCAGCAGCCAGCGGCAGCCGGCGACCGAATAGGGCAGCTTGAGCTCGTCGAAGATCTTCAGCGCGATCTCCGCGTCCCTCGCCGCGTTCATCGCGGCGTCGGGCCCACCCTCCTTCAGCCGCAGCCGGGCCCTGGCCAGATGCGCGCAACCGAGCAGTTCCAGGTACGACGCCCCGTCCGCGACGTGCTGCCCGAGCGATCTGATCGCCTTGTCCACGAACTCCCAGGCCAATGTCAGCCCGCCCCGCGCGATGGCGATCTCCGCCCGCAGGATCAGCAGCTCGTGGTACTCCCTGGCCCGGTCCGGGGTCAGATAGCCGACGGCCCGGTCGGCCAGCTTGTTCGCCTGCCGCAGCGCGCCGCGCTGGTTGGACAGCCGGTACCTGGTGAAGCAGATGTGCGCCAGCACCTTGGTGCACACCCCGACCTCGTACACGGCGCGCGTCATCCCGGTGAACATGGTGATCGCGGCTTCGGTGCTGTCCGCGGCCAGGTGCAGGTGGTACTCGCGGGCCTCGCACGGCGCGTCCTCGGCGAGGCCGCGGTGCAGCACGCCGAGGAACCCCTTGCCCAGCGCGACCAGCCACCGGTCGTCGCATTCCTTGGCCAGCCCGATCCCGTCGTGCACGGCCTGCAGCGCGGCTTGCAGCTCGTGCCGCCGGTGCAGATGCCATGCCCTGCCACGGATCAGGATGACCGCCTTCATCCGCTTCTCCTGCTCCGAAAGGTCGGTGTCCTGAAGCGCGGCCAGGCAGCGGTCGCACACCTCGCGCATCAGGCCGGCGTCACCGGCGGACTTGATGATCCTTTCCACCGCGGGAAATCCGCGGACGAAGTCGGTTCCGCCGACGTCGCCGTTCCCGGCGACGTCGAGCCATTCGCGCACCAGCACCAGGTCGTCACCGGAGGACGGGGCCGCCGCCTCCAGGTCGCACACCACCTCACGCAGGCCCCGCACCGCCAGACCACCGCCGCGGTCCTGGATCCGCGCCGGGTCGAGCACTGAGCCCGGTGCCGAACCGGGCGATGGGCCGGACAACGGCCGTAGCGCCAGCAACCGTCGCACGATCTGGTCGACCCCGTCCGCGGTGCCCGGATCGAACCTGGCGATCACCAGGTTCTTCAGCACCGCGGGCGCGAGATCGGCGGAGAAACCGGGGTCCGCCACCGGAATCACCGGGCACCGGTCCGCCTCGGTGTGGTCGAAGATCTTCTGCAGCAGGATCCGGCTCTCGAAGAGAACCCCCTTGCGGCAGGCCGAGGTGTCACCACGGCCGAACCGCCGCACATAGTCCGGGGAAAGCACGCAGAGCACCGGGTTGCCGGCCACCCCGTTGGCGATCCACTCCGGCAGCGAGGACGGGTTGTCCACCGGGAGGTCCCGGTCCCAGAGCACTTCGACACCACGTTGCCGCAAAGCGGCAACCAGCGACTGGCTGATCACCCTCCCCAGGTCGTCGTGGGCATAACTGATGATGACCCTCACTCGAGTTCCTCCAGAAACGACGCGGCGTGCGGAACCGCTCGCGCACGGCCGATAGCGACTTCGGTTGCGGCGCGCCCAGGAGGCCCGGAGTTCGTCGCACGGACGAGCGACGTCGTCGACCACTACCGGGACGGGGGCAGCCACTGGAGGCGGTGAGGTCGTATGCTGAACTTCGGCAGTACGCTCACGCCTCGCGATACGGTGAGTCAAGTGGGTATTGCCACTCGGGCGGCTTCTGTTGCAGCAGGAGCCGCCCTTTTACGAGCTGCCTATCTCATCCTTCCTCCAGCCTGCGCAGTGCCTTGTCGATCATCTCCGGCGTCTCTTCCGCCGGTAGCGCGGCCTTCTCCAAGCCGAAGAACAGCTTGGTGTACTCGTTCACCTTGTCCACGCTCGCGCTGTCGTCGAACAGAGCGTCCTGGTCCGGCTGGTCCAGCGACAGCGCGTAGTCGTTCACCTGGTCGGAAAGTTCGAGAATGACGAACGAATTCTCCATCCCCGGCACGACCCCCGCCTTGAAGGGCAAGATCTGGATGGTCACGTTGGGCCGCGCCGCCACGTCCCGCAGATGCTGCAACTGCTCGCGCCACCCGTCTGGCTCGGTGACCCGCCGGTAGAGCACCGACTCGTCCAGGATGAAGTAGTGCTCCAGTTCCTGGTTGGCCAGTCGCTCCTGCCGGGTGCGCCGCATCGTGACGCCTCGTTCGGCCTTCTCCTTGTCACCCGACGAACGCAGGACCAGTGAGCGGGTATAGGCGGGCACCTGCAGCAACGCCGGCACGAGCCGGAACTGGAACTGGCGGATGCGGACGGCGGAGGCCTCGAGCCCCAGGAATTTGACGAACACGGGCGAGGAGGTTCGCCGGTATTGATCCCACCAGGCGGGCTGCTTGCTCTCCCTGGCCATCTCGACGTAGGTCTCGACCCGGTCCCGGTCCGTGATCCCGTAGTGCAGCAGCAGAGCCTTGAGGTCGGTGATGGACAGGCCCACCGAACCGTTCTCGACGCGGATGAGCTTCGACACCGACCACTCGAGCGCCTCGGCCACATCCTTCTGGGTGAGCTTCAGGGCGTCTCGGGCTTCTCGTAGAGCCGCCAGCAAGCGCCGTTGGCTGCTCAGCGGAGAATGCGCCCTCGTCATGATCCAATACCCTCCCGTCGGCAAATGTGGCAACCTGCCACCTAGCAGAACGATAGCACCCCTTGTGAGGACAGTCACCTCGCCAGCCGGAAATCCGCGCGATGGCAGATTGAGTTAGGTCAGATTGACCTAAGGCAAGCTGCCTCCGAGCAAGCTGCGCCGGTGCAAAACGCGTCAGGGCAGGCTGCCCTATGCAGAGCGAAGGCTGGCAACGCGACTGCTGGCGCGCAGATAAAAGCCCTGGTCACGACGTTGCCAGCGGTCGTGACCAGGGCAGTGGTTTGAGGATGGCCGAGATCAGCTCAGTGTTCTTGCCGATCTTGCCTGGCGCAAACGGTCAGGAAAGCCGACCAGACCGAAGGGGCGAAATCCAGGCGCGGGCCAGGGCTCTTGGAGTCCCGCACCAGGACCCGCGCGGGCGTCATGGCGATCTCCACGCAGTCGCCGTCGTCCGCCTTTTCGTCGCTCGCGGAACTCTTCACCCACCTGAGCCCCGACGACTCGATCTCCACCGGGTGTCGCCTGTCCCGCTGAGCCACGTGTGCCCCCGATCGTCAACGGTCGCGCGTCCGACCTTTCGGCTGATGCAACGGCCCGCGTTCGATCCCCGCCCGGCGGGCCGCTTTCAGGTTAAAGGCACACCGTGATCGTTAACACCGCCGAGAGAAGGATCGATACGGGTCAGTAGTCAAGAAACCGCTGCTTACCTTGTCAGCTAAGAAAGTCACCATCGCCGCGCGGGCGATGGTGACTTCTCCGGTACTGCCGCCCGGTGCCCTCGAATACCTCCGAATGCCGCCGGATGCCGGTTCAGCCGCCGGCGAGATCGTGCAGTGCGGCGGGTAGCACGCGGTGGCCGTTGGAGATGAACGACGGGACCGGCTGCAGTTCGCCGGCGGGCACCGCGAGTGCGAGCTCCGGGAACCGCGCGAACAGGGCCGGCAACGCGATCTCCGCTTCGAGCCTGGCCAGCGGCGCGCCGAGGCAGTAGTGCACCCCGTGGCCGAACGCGAGGTGTGTCTTGTCCTCGCGGGTGATGTCGAACCGGTCGGCGCTCTCCCCGTGACGGGCGCTGTCGCGGCCTGCCGCGGCGTAGGCGGCGACGATCGCTTCGCCCCGGCGGATGGTGATCCCGTCGAGCTCGATGTCCTCAACCGCGTAGCGCAACGGCAGGTTCGCCACCGGCGCCTGCCAGCGCAGGGTTTCGTCGATCACGTCCTGCCACGAGCGGACGCCGTCGAGCACCAGCCGCAGCTGCTCGGGATGGGTGAGCAGCGAGGTGATGGCGTGGTCGAGCAGGTTGACGGTGGTCTCGTGGCCCGCCGAGATCACCAGGATCAGGGTGTCGATCAGCTCGGCCTCTTCCAGCCGGGAACCGTCGTCGTCGCGGACGCCGATCAGGCCGCTGGCGAGGTCGTCGCCGGGGTTGGCCCGCTTCTCCGCGACCAGCTCACCGAGGATGCGGTACATCTCCTGACCGTTGGCCAGCGCCTCCTCCGGGGTGGCCGCCGTGTTGAACACCCCGTCGACGGCCTGGCGCAGCCCTGGCCGCGCCTCGTCCGGGATGCCGAACAGACGGCAGATCACCTCGATCGGCAGCGGATAGGCGAAACCCTCCCGCAGGTCCACGTTCTCCGGCCGCTGGCTCGCGGCGAGCCGGTCGAGCAGGCCGGTGGTGATCTCCTCGATCCCCGGCCGCAGCGCCTCGGTGCGGCGCGGGGTGAACGCCTTGGACACCAGCGAACGCAGCCGCCGGTGGTCACCGCCGTAAGCGGTGAACATGTTCTGCACGGAGACCCAGATGTGCAACGGCCAGTCTTCCGGGATCTCGCCGCCCGCGAAGGCGGGCCAGTGCTGCCGGGCGTCCTTGGAGACGCGCTGGTCGCTCAGCAGCTGCCGGAGCAGCTCCAGGCTGGTCACCGACCATGCCACCACCTGACCAGGGAGTTCCACCAGCGTCGCGGGGCCGAGCTTGCTGAGCTCGGCGGCTTCGGCCTGGATGTCGCTGCCGGCGGGGTCGAGGACGAAGGGGCGGTCTGAGCGGTCCATCGGCTTTCTCCTGGGGTGTCGGCGAACGGGACGGGCACGGCAACCGGGGTGAAACGCACGGGGAGCGCGGTGAGCGCGCGGTGGAAAGGACCCGGCCGCCACACCAGCTCGTCAACGGGGACCGCGAGCTGGACGTCGGGCAGGCCGTCGAGCAGGGTTTCGATGGCGGCGGAGGCGATCAGCCGGGCGTGCTGCTGGGCCGGGCAGGTGTGCACCCCGGCGCCCCAGGCGAGGTGCGCCCGGTTGCCGGAGCGTTGCTCGGCGACCAGTGCGGGATCGGTGTTGGCGGCGGCGAAACTGATCACCACCGGCTGGGCGGCCGGCAGCCTGGCGCCGAGGAAGTCGAGATCCGACTGCGGGTAGCTGGCGGAGTAGTTGGCCATCGGCGGGTCGGTCCAAAGCACCTCGTCGAGTGCCTCCTCCACCGGCAGGCTGCCACCGGAGAGGTCACCGGCGAACCGGTCGTCGGAAAGCAGCAGCCGCACGCCGTTGGCGATCAGGTTCTGTTCCGGTTCGGTGCCGGCGCCCATCAGCAGGACGAGCTGGTGCAGCATCTCCTCGTCGGTCAGCCGCGCCCGGTGCGCCATCATCCAGGACGGCACGTCCGGTCCCGGCTGCCGCCGCTTGAGCGCGATCAGCTCCGCCATGCACCGGGTCAGCTCCGCGTTGGCCTGCTCCGGGTCGATCATGTCGAAGATGCCCCGCATGCCCGAGACCAGCCCGTCCCCGATGGCGGGCGGGCAGCCGTAGAGATGGTTGAACACGCGCAGGGACAGCGACATCGCGTAGTCGTTGAGCAGGTCCGCCGAGCCGGTGGCGGCGAACTCGGCGATCAGCGTCTCGGCGGTCCGCTCGACATAGCCGCGCAGCATGTTGGGGTCGACCCTGGCGAGGCTGTCGGTCACCGCGCCGCGCAGCCTGGCATGCACGGCACCGTCGGTGAACAGGCAGTTCGGCCGGTACATCATCATCGGCAGCACCGGGCAGTCCGGCGCGAGCCCCTGCTGCCAGCGGCGGGGGTCCCGCGGGAAAGTGCTGGGGTTGCGCATCACCTCCAGCACGGCGCCGTAGCCAACCACCAGGCTGGCCGGCACCCCCTCCGCCAGCTCGACCGGCGCGATCGGCCCCTGCCTGCGCAGCTCCTCGTAGGTTCGGGCCGGGTCGGCGGCGAATTCCGGGCCGTACAACGGCATCCGGCCGTTGTGGGCGGGACAGCCTGGGGACGGCTGCCGTCCGGCGGGTGAGGTCACACGAGCTCCTGACGGTTTCGGTTGAACAGGTAGTCGACGAGGGAGATCAGCGCGTGCGTGGAGGAGACCCGGTCACGGGCGTCGCAGCTGACCAACCTGGTTTCGGGCAGCAGATCGAGGGCGTCGCGGAGTTCCTCGTCGGGAAAGTTCGGCGCGTCGTCGAACTGGTTGATGGCCACCGCGTACGGCATGTCCAGCTCCTCGAGCAACCCCATGACGTCGAAGGAATGCTCGAGGCGGCGGGGGTCGGCGAGCACCAGCGCACCGAGCGCGCCGTGCGCGATGTCCTTCCACAGCTGGGTGAAACGCTGCTGTCCCGGCGCGCCGAACAGGTAGAGCACCACCTGGTCGCTCAGCGTCAGCCTGCCGAAGTCCAGCGCGACC includes:
- a CDS encoding lipase family protein, with translation MIAAVLAVALGVAAVPGTAQATEQAPSASAEIPLPKDDPFYLPPDGYESSPNGTVLRSRQVAAVYLAFQLPVKAHQVLYKSIDSHDKPVAEAATVLIPDVPWTGAGERPLISYQLAVDSLSTRCQPSYTLQVGLKAPTPASTYEVSLSLPALLKGYAVVYSDYLGPNSDFIAGPQSAHAILDGIRAVQHHAPTGLTPRGKVALSGYSGGGIATTWAAEQQKSYAPELNVVGAAAGGVPADLKEMFNHNNGNLGSGLLILGIIGLARAFPEAGVQAILNDKGRKLFADNNDACTLDVALFHPFERIESYTTVPNVTESPQAKFLFDTNNAGQRTPGMPFYNYQGLADEFVPVGPADRLLEKYCGAGGTVQKSRMPFAGHIVGEAVGADGALKFLTDRFDGKPARNECGATA
- a CDS encoding ATP-binding protein, producing MDADARNTAWLNTAETVVQAGTVVGGVHLHQAARQAPVVPRQLPFAPRWLVARERETADLTTALEHGTEASEMVLLAVEGQGGVGKSALALHWASGNLDRFPDGQLYADLGGFDPSGAPASPLSVLHGFLGAFGVAPAAFPVDQNAAAALYRSVLADKRVLVVLDNAADTEQVLPLLPGSPSGAVLVTSRTGLTGLRLRGATTLRLDVLPRDGARELLVRQLGGEAVAADPRAADLLLDCCAGLPLAVALVAARTAGNPDLPLSVVADELWDTRERLDAFDAGDGSADLRAALSWSYQALSGDQAGGFRLLGKAPAAELAPAAVASLLALPPRLASALLRSLEQKNLVRQHRPKRFRMHDLVRLYAAELADATDPPAELAAATQRLTDFYLHTAAAADRLLYPHRTRVELPPGTEGCTPVPLSDEAEALDWFAAEHQQILAVHRAAARHGWTERVWQLARALDTYQYRRGLLRDNVETARMGAAAAERTGSPQVRVLAYRQLGRACTRAGELDEALSWLTVALSQPSGQDDPENRAHTHHDLARAHSLRADHQAAIRHATAALELYQASGNTVGEAHALNAVGRQYAALGDHAHAHRCCAEALALHERLGNSSGTAATLDNLGFIAALAGRPEEAEQRYSSALELCRRHGNSYFEAEVTEHLADTQLARGRTAEGARSLRRTYRLYVAQHRLPDAERVRQRLAG
- a CDS encoding TIR domain-containing protein, whose product is MRVIISYAHDDLGRVISQSLVAALRQRGVEVLWDRDLPVDNPSSLPEWIANGVAGNPVLCVLSPDYVRRFGRGDTSACRKGVLFESRILLQKIFDHTEADRCPVIPVADPGFSADLAPAVLKNLVIARFDPGTADGVDQIVRRLLALRPLSGPSPGSAPGSVLDPARIQDRGGGLAVRGLREVVCDLEAAAPSSGDDLVLVREWLDVAGNGDVGGTDFVRGFPAVERIIKSAGDAGLMREVCDRCLAALQDTDLSEQEKRMKAVILIRGRAWHLHRRHELQAALQAVHDGIGLAKECDDRWLVALGKGFLGVLHRGLAEDAPCEAREYHLHLAADSTEAAITMFTGMTRAVYEVGVCTKVLAHICFTRYRLSNQRGALRQANKLADRAVGYLTPDRAREYHELLILRAEIAIARGGLTLAWEFVDKAIRSLGQHVADGASYLELLGCAHLARARLRLKEGGPDAAMNAARDAEIALKIFDELKLPYSVAGCRWLLIKLAPETVGVYRGDIKVFERLFPDPLERLLAVGERSRRIEERTGSRWTRQAEWRDIVRKVRHHG
- a CDS encoding helix-turn-helix domain-containing protein, yielding MTRAHSPLSSQRRLLAALREARDALKLTQKDVAEALEWSVSKLIRVENGSVGLSITDLKALLLHYGITDRDRVETYVEMARESKQPAWWDQYRRTSSPVFVKFLGLEASAVRIRQFQFRLVPALLQVPAYTRSLVLRSSGDKEKAERGVTMRRTRQERLANQELEHYFILDESVLYRRVTEPDGWREQLQHLRDVAARPNVTIQILPFKAGVVPGMENSFVILELSDQVNDYALSLDQPDQDALFDDSASVDKVNEYTKLFFGLEKAALPAEETPEMIDKALRRLEEG
- a CDS encoding DUF397 domain-containing protein, whose product is MEIESSGLRWVKSSASDEKADDGDCVEIAMTPARVLVRDSKSPGPRLDFAPSVWSAFLTVCARQDRQEH
- a CDS encoding cytochrome P450 family protein, which produces MVAWSVTSLELLRQLLSDQRVSKDARQHWPAFAGGEIPEDWPLHIWVSVQNMFTAYGGDHRRLRSLVSKAFTPRRTEALRPGIEEITTGLLDRLAASQRPENVDLREGFAYPLPIEVICRLFGIPDEARPGLRQAVDGVFNTAATPEEALANGQEMYRILGELVAEKRANPGDDLASGLIGVRDDDGSRLEEAELIDTLILVISAGHETTVNLLDHAITSLLTHPEQLRLVLDGVRSWQDVIDETLRWQAPVANLPLRYAVEDIELDGITIRRGEAIVAAYAAAGRDSARHGESADRFDITREDKTHLAFGHGVHYCLGAPLARLEAEIALPALFARFPELALAVPAGELQPVPSFISNGHRVLPAALHDLAGG
- a CDS encoding cytochrome P450 gives rise to the protein MTSPAGRQPSPGCPAHNGRMPLYGPEFAADPARTYEELRRQGPIAPVELAEGVPASLVVGYGAVLEVMRNPSTFPRDPRRWQQGLAPDCPVLPMMMYRPNCLFTDGAVHARLRGAVTDSLARVDPNMLRGYVERTAETLIAEFAATGSADLLNDYAMSLSLRVFNHLYGCPPAIGDGLVSGMRGIFDMIDPEQANAELTRCMAELIALKRRQPGPDVPSWMMAHRARLTDEEMLHQLVLLMGAGTEPEQNLIANGVRLLLSDDRFAGDLSGGSLPVEEALDEVLWTDPPMANYSASYPQSDLDFLGARLPAAQPVVISFAAANTDPALVAEQRSGNRAHLAWGAGVHTCPAQQHARLIASAAIETLLDGLPDVQLAVPVDELVWRPGPFHRALTALPVRFTPVAVPVPFADTPGESRWTAQTAPSSSTPPAATSRPKPPSSASSAPRRWWNSLVRWWHGR
- a CDS encoding GTP-binding protein, whose product is MASVLSSDGVYLRDTVRTAVKILIVGHFAVGKTTMVGTLSEIRPLRTEETMTQAGALVDDLAGVHGKNTTTVALDFGRLTLSDQVVLYLFGAPGQQRFTQLWKDIAHGALGALVLADPRRLEHSFDVMGLLEELDMPYAVAINQFDDAPNFPDEELRDALDLLPETRLVSCDARDRVSSTHALISLVDYLFNRNRQELV